In Embleya scabrispora, the DNA window CCCGGGATCACCGTGATCGTCCGCGAGGCCACCCACGACGTGCTGCACCCGCAGTTGCTCGCCGGCGAGATCGACGTCGTGGTGGGCCGGTTGGGGCCGGCCGCGGACGCCGGGCGGATCCGGCGGACCGCGCTGTATCGCGAGCCGATCCGGCTGGTGGTGCGCCGCGGTCACCCGCTCCTGGACAGCGCGCGCGAACTGGCCGACACGATCGCGCACCCGTGGATCCTGCCGCTCGAACAGACGGCGCTGCGCAGCGAATTGGCCCAGCTGTTCCTGCGCAACGGGCTGGCGCTGCCGGCCGACCGGGTGGAGTGCACCTCGATCCTGACCGTACGTGCGCTGCTGCTCGGCACCGACATGATCGCCGCGCTGCCCGAACTCGTGGTCACCGGCGACGACCGCCTCGCGGTGTTGCCGGTGCCGCTGGAGTCGGTGCGCCGCACCGTGGGCACCACCCTCCTGGCCGACCGGCCGCCCACCCCCGCCGTGGGCGCCTTCCTCGCCTGCATCGGCGAGGAGGCGGCGGCGTTGCGGGCCGCGCTGGGCGAGGAGGCGGCGCTCGATCCGGACTGACGCGCCCGCCCCGTACCACCGCACGCCCTGTTCAGGCGGTTTCGCCCGGGAGCACCATGCCACCTCGACAACCGCGCGGGACCGCGCCCAGGGGGCCATCGTGCCGAACGATCCACTCAGCCTCACCCCGCATCCACGGCTGCTGCTCGTGCTCAACGGCCCCCGGGGAGTCGGCAAGCGCGTGGTGGCCGCCGCCGTCGCCCGCCACCTGCGCGGTGCCACGGTGTTCGACCCCGACGCGGTGTTCGACCACGCCACGGTGGCGACTTCCCACCCGGTGGGCGTCGTCCCCCACACGGCGGGCGCGCCGGCCGCGTTGGCGGCCCCCGACGACGGCGCCGCCCCGGAGGCCCCCGGACACCGGCCGCGATCCGCCGCCGGGACGAACAGCGGGACGAACACCGCGACGCCGCACGCCGACCACCGCGCGCCCGGGGCGAACGACCCCGAGCACCGCGCGCCCGCCCGCCGGCGGATCCTGGTCGCGGATGCCGCCGAGGCGCTGCGCACGCACCGGCCCGGGCCGATCCTGATGCCCGCCACCCTCCTCGACCGCGCGCACTGCGAGCACCTGCTCGATCTGCTGGTGGCCCGCGGCTTCGACGTCCGACACGTCACGCTGCACCTGGACCGGCGCGACCGCCGGGCCCGGATCGGCGACGACGAGGCGACGGCGTCCGGTCGCGCAGCCCGCCGCGCGCGACTCGGCTCCGAGCGGCGCTACGAACGGGCCAGGCCCTGGCTGCACGCGGCGACGCTGGTCGTGGACACCACCGCCACCTCGCCGGACACGATCGCGGTCGGCCTCGCCGAGGCGGCGCTGCGGGGGTCGCTGCCCACGCACCGGGGGAGCGGCGAGCGCATCGAGGCCCCGCCGGACTCGCACCCGATCACGACGAACGCCGCCGACGGGGGATCCCGGGGGCGATACCGCGCCACGAACCGTGGCGTCCCGGTACAGGCAGGCCGATTCCGGGACATTCGCCGACGGAACGGCTAGCCGGCGACTCGATCTCGTGCAACAGTTCGATGAACGTACCGATGGCACCCGGACCCTGAGTCGTCACACGCGACGGGTCTTCGCGGACCCGCCGTAGCGGATCACACCGCGTGTGTCCATGGTGCTCGACCCCCACGTGAGGGGAGGTGAAGCCTCCCCGGGATCGGGGGCTTGTCGGCTCGTTCCCCGGTGGGA includes these proteins:
- a CDS encoding LysR substrate-binding domain-containing protein — protein: MDLLDGRLKFRHLTLITAIAEHGGVSRAAEALHLTQPAATRTLRELETMVGVPLFERGPHGMSATLYGTALVAHARAILAEVRRAGDHLASLREGQTGTVTVGTLLAGTSVLLPRAVSALKRERPGITVIVREATHDVLHPQLLAGEIDVVVGRLGPAADAGRIRRTALYREPIRLVVRRGHPLLDSARELADTIAHPWILPLEQTALRSELAQLFLRNGLALPADRVECTSILTVRALLLGTDMIAALPELVVTGDDRLAVLPVPLESVRRTVGTTLLADRPPTPAVGAFLACIGEEAAALRAALGEEAALDPD